A segment of the Lycium ferocissimum isolate CSIRO_LF1 chromosome 5, AGI_CSIRO_Lferr_CH_V1, whole genome shotgun sequence genome:
ttttgttctttttatttattttgttgtgaCATCAGCTGTTAAGGTGTATTAATTccacaaaaaataaagataatggGTGATAGATCGCTCAATTAGTTGGAGCGTGCATTCAACTTATTGGAACAACTTTACGATGCATTTGATGTCTATATGAACAACCCTTAGATAGTGCATCAAAAgtttagttaattatttatttgagcTTGAGCAAGATGTTTAAACTATTACTTCAATCTCTTTGGTAACTTCTATTTGTTCACATTCTTTCGTCAGAAGGTTATATAATTATGATAATCTAATgtttaaatttccaaaatttgtCTCCTATATGTGGAAATTAGTAGCGGAGCCACAACTAATAATGTGCTTCATTTGAatcccttttcttaaaaaatttaaaaatattttttcatataaatgTAAACTGTTAAAGTCCCTGGGCATAAGGGAAATAGTTCATAAATTGCCACATAACGTCTCTTTTCGTCCTAATAATAGAATTACACACTTGTATAAATATAAGATAATATTTAAGTCATATCTTATATTAACTCAAAAATATCTGATAATATGGGATATGCTATGGAATAGTAGTTAGTGGGACAATTGACAACCGTAAAAATGGTCAAGTAAGATATTTACGCAATGGGAATTGATTATCTACAATTTCTTCAGGGTTTGCCCTTAAGATCCAGGTCCGAGTGAGAAGTACATGTGGTAACTAAGTCACAACCATCCCATAAATCTTAGGTGATGTTTTGTATATTTCAAAAGAGTAGCAAAACATACAGATAATGCAAATTTCGATCATGAATTAATGTTTGATTCCTTGTATAAAAACACACAAGTAATAATATAAATTTCCGGAGTGAAAGATCTTTATACAAAAAGATAATCAGACACTCTATGCTTCTAAGTTTCTAACCTTTCCTTCAGCCTGAAGTTCCAATAAGGTACACATTTGgcaaaaagagagaagaaatttCAATAATCTGTACATATTTGAGTTACTACTATGTCCACAAGTATTCAGGACTAGGGATGTGCTTTAAAATAAGCCAAGAGTCCAACAAGTGGTGCATTGACATATGTAGTTGGCTCTGAATGAGCAGAATCATGTCTAACATCAGCAAAATAATCTTTGATATCAGGTCCTCCCACCACTGCCCCTATATGCAAGTTGGGATTTGGATTTTCGTTGAGGAAATATGGTGTCCCTTCTTTACATCCTATCTTCTCCGGATGCTGATCAATAGATGGCAATGAACCCCCTCTGTGGTGTATTCTTTGAGGAAATTTTGTTCCAAATCCAACCATGTATGACATGTTCATTGGATTTCTCCCAAGAATATAATTCACCTGGACGTATCAATGTACCTTCATCAATTTAATTTCTTCCAAATTTGTCGCATTTTCATTGTAATTCTAATATGCAACACACAGTATAATACCTGGCTTCTTGCAAAACGTATTAGCATCTTTTGAGTTACATCAACATTGCCACAGCGAATTACCCTGGTCTTCATGTAGCGGGCATAGGTAAGAAGTAGAAATGACAGAGCTGTTGGATTTTGCATATTACAAATCCCCGATTTGTAAATGAGTCCACCTGCAAAAAAATTGAGAACCAAACAATTATGTGGACAtccttctcattttttttttttttttttttttttttgctttttaagTGGGAGAtcagaagaaataaatataccTGGAGTGTATCTAACTGTATTGGTGGGAGATTCAGGCAACACACTGCAGACGAACGTATCAGCGTAAGGAAGGTAGGGGTTTGCATTTGAAGGATTATCCAGAACAAACTGCAATGATATCCACAAAAAGTGAAAGACTATAGATTGAATCGGAGGCAAAGAAAAGtaaatttatacatatacagaatAAATAAGAGCCTGGTTTAGCTAGTGAATAAACCTTGGAGATGAGCACATTGATACCAGCATGCTTGGCATCCCATCCAAATTCTGATAAGCCATTTTCGATGTCTGATTTGAAGTTTATAATGTTTTGCTTTACGTAGTCCCAATACATAGGCTTTCTTGTTGCTTTGAGGAGCCATGCTGCAGCCCAAAGCAATTCATCCTGTCCAATCATCCTTGTTAATTAGGACTAAGAACTTGCTGAATATCAAAATTTGAAGATTATTAAGCTTGCTACTTACATTGTATCCGTTGTAATATACAATATAATGGGCACACCCATAGGTCCATATGCTGTCAttgtaagatatatatatattatcagcATATattcaagtatatatatatatatccatataaatatacaatatatatattacctATATCAACTatattgataatatatatatgacatatataagtatatatatcgagttatcatgtatatatagtactccctcctgtatatatattatggcataaagtatatatttgtattgtatatatatatagtatgtatatatagtatataaattGTTACCTATGGGCGGTATATATGATGAgacatatatatggatatatgcgtatatatagtaAGCTTAAATACCATGGAGTATATAGCTAGAGTATATAGCGTATATATCAGCAGTATATATATTCAGAACCAGTATATATATGcagttaacatatatatatatatatacgaggagtgtcatatatatagtatatatcaggtatatatagtatatatcccagcattatatatatatctgcgTTACCTACTTGTATATATACTACGTTTATAATGTCTGTGGTATATATTTAAGTATATAATAAtccgtatatatgtatatatagtatatattaatAGCCtatatatggtatatatgtatagtcatatatacccatatatgtatatatatttcttaaCTGCACGTATATATCCAAgtatatatggtatatatagtatataggtATATATAAAGTGGAACTATATacattgttatatatatataccagcatcatagtatcatatatatatatataatccatatgtatataaatatatattgtttctatattttatataattggggcaatatgtatatatatttgatatatcaagatatatgtatatatagtatatatatgacctatattaagtatattggaatatataacaatatatatactaaatataggaagtatatatactcatatttataatatagtatataaaaaaataaaatatataaaagttatatatataacagTATATagagttatgtatatatatgtatatatgtatataagtatataccCTATATATAgctcatatatatagtatataagacatatatatagtatatatctCCAAGACATATATATGGTATAGGGGTAATTATATAGACCTATATGTccttaagttatacatatatagaagaGTATTATATATTGTTAAGGCATCAGCATAATTAGGATTAGGAacatttaaactttaattacCATTGCTGTCAAGCAGACAAATattactataatatatatatatagcacctgacaaaaaaaaaggaatatttttcGCTACCAATCATATTGATCTTATTGCACTAGCTAGCTAGGTACGATGTTTGTTGTTTATTTGCCATAGACTATAATTTGACATTATATATGTACTTGTCCAAAAGAACATGCATCTCCATCCCTAGAATGCTTTTCCATAAAGATAGGAAAAGCAAGCCTTGGAAATAAAAAGTTCATTCTACTAGCGCAGACTTATGATCTCTAATTGAAGTCTTCAGGGGATGGCAAAAATTTCTGTGGGtatagacgttacaagtttACAACCTTTCGAACTCTAATCATATACAAATCACAATCTTTATCATAGCATTGTACACAATTACATCGGTATTATGAAGTTACCTTTATGTGTGTTGAGAGCTGGCGGCTGGCAGGCTAGGACATGGGTGATTATACATTTAATTTCATCAACCTGGTGAGGTTACGGATATCAACTTGCCATAGTATTAGCTAATGAACAAGAATATTATCATAGTACCCTCATTTAACTAATATACTTTTTGACTATACTCTAACCAATTTATTGAGATTCCAAATTTTAGTTTAATATCCACGAATAGGATTTGATGCATTGCTTGTTATGCTGGTATATTGTGTACATGATTCTTGTAAATTTAAACTACTAATGGGatgaaaaagttaaaataaaaaatacacaGGTTTTGACTAGAATACAATATGATCAGAAGGAAATTTTGTCTCCTGGAAATAGTAACCGAAAGCATAAAGAGATTTTCAGGATTAATGATCTGATGCAATATTTTAATCTTGTTGCCaaatactttcttgtagtgccATGCCCAAATTAGAGTAAAATTCAAAACAAGTTTCATTAGCGCTGACTTTAGTTAGTGGTTGACTTTCAAGTTTCTTTCTGTCTAAGCAACTTTAATTTCATCTTTCCCCATCATACCATACGTAAGGTTGCCGTACATGTCTTCATTCTTCATATCCGAGTGGCCGACTTAGAGTACAAATTTTTTCAGAGGCTGTTTGGTCATGTAATTTGGACTTCAAATATGaagttttgatttgaaatttgtgtTTGTTAATGATATCTGAATAAAActttaagttctatataaaataaatctaaattaacttagaatttcaaaattttgatttcaatttttttaatttttttttttttcccacccaTTTAGGTAGAATTTCAAGTGTTTCCAAGTttgtgatttcaatttttttaccaCCGagccaatttcaattttttttaaatttatatatatatatatatatatatatatatattttttttttttaaaaagacccataattttaaattttacaaaaaaagacTCATGTTTGACACGAAGAGATTCCTCGTACCATGTAAGAGGATTATGTTAAAGAATAGCTTGCTAGTAATACTGTTGATTTCATTGGACCAACGAATCTTTAAAATAATGTGTATTTGAGAATTGGGTCATTCGCAAGAATGCCCCTATTTTgagatggtctttaatttttgcccctcggaTCTGTAGTATTAATCTTTGCCCTTTAGCGCTATTCGCGCGGCATAAGTGTATATCTCGCGggacataagtttatattttcgtcTCGTAATATCACACTAGTTATGCCGGACACAGCAAAACTTtcaaaactcaacataaaaatgaccaaaaaaagCATCAAACTCCATAAAAAGAGAGGCAAGTTATTCAACTAAAAAAGGATAAAGAACATATGCCTCAAAAAGCATAACTCTAGTTTCTGAATACTACAATACATTTATGTTGCATAACTTAACTCCTGCAAAACTTATGCCGAGCGAAGTAAAGTTCAATTTTCAAAGATAAACGTTAGAGAACTTTTGCCAAGCGGAGTAGGTCTGggtattttcattaaatgaagtgggggaaaaattaaagaccacaggtacaaaggacaaaaattaaagacaagtgcatttgaaggacaatccgtgcaaaacTTCTTAAAAATTTGTAATCACAGACATTTACTTATAAAAGGAACATGGAGATATGCGATTTATTAATGCGACACCTTAGGATACTCTGATACCTTATTTATAAACTATGGATTGCTTGTTTTGTAAAATTGTATAAGAGTTTTACAAATTGCGAGAGTTTTCatgtttattaaaaaattacaacttttcaatttcaaattgcatgtccaaacaaaattttaacttcGAAACAACCTCGACCCAAAtcaattgtcacaccctagcaatggtagggcatgacgggcacccgactctcatcagagtcgagcgaacccttagacattcgctctatcaaaacctgccatttcaaaaacttttaaaacataaagcttttccaaatagaaatcattatctttgtaacgattatgaaaactttcaatcaaataagtactttaaaccaattgaaatcatctaaaatacatactcttttaaaatccacaaatgactcaatcgACATccgtcgacatctcgacaaacataccacaaaATACCGTCTCGttaagtctctaagaagtaaaccgAACATTATGAGTCGATAGgacccgacatacccataatcatacatatctatacatgactcaagAGCCTCTAGAATGAGATGGAACTTGCCAATCTCACCgacgtccaagcatcctagctatacacttaacccgCCAAACAATGCGTGGTgccgggcatgaacgcaaagcGTCCCGagcaaaaggacgtcgcatggacaatgtgcgagtatgtaaggtggtaacaagtcataatcataatttgacttaggagaaaaaaaaatcacaatctaactcgaTACCTGCAGCTTTCGccggaagaaacataaatgtgtacacgaagtctcaaaacaatatttaagtaaataatgcaatccaacacacatactgcttccgacatgttaataGAATAGTCTttcggctagtatcacaatagtcccttcggacggccgcttccgcataataatgatggcccttcgTAAGCGACCGCTTCCGCTTAATATCACcttcatatcaacacaaacttaatccacaaatatcaatttcaattcatatcataagtcaagaatcaattcatcacaatccggttattagccttagtctttcatgaagttatcaaatttttatctcactagacttaggaggacatatTTCCTgtgtttgagggtagaattgttatgaaattcttactacttatattctactcaatttcatcttattgccctacccaaagaataaattatcatatcaatacaaagggatgatactatggaatgtaaacataaatcgtaaataaaatgaagtagtaaaatctcgcacccccttcggagtggttttgaaaatcaaactttatgtttcctttagtataaaactcatttcctcgaaatcattagtaaaaccatatacacaactcaacttggcaccttatgggtgttcccttcggaacaatagagtaaaatatcaataagccatcacaagaaacatttagaccttactgcgtctaagaatggaatcatatggagtacatattaaacgaataacaacaagaatcatgccaaaggaagaaaggtttgccttacatatcttgtcgcttacgtgattagcttaacttatgcttccaaacactagccaatctacaatcaaggtaaaTAAAATCGTAGACAACTTGAAaaaggttcatatacttctctaagctcgtaattaacttccataaattcaagtaAAGATTTTCCCCGTAATCTTCGCTTCtctctaattccaattcaatgtaacaacataatcaagcaaccaacaacaacaacaaccatctcatataaagcctctttaaactcaaagcatcaactcccaaagatatacaccaaaacaacccagtatacgctttgtatacgatatcttcatacactttattctcccaaattcaagaacaacaacttatcaacaacatcaacaatcattttatatcaatatccaactaattatatccatttaatcataccaaaacatcccccaagttatttgatatccaaaaataataaccgaactttcaacgtcattttctctattctaacccgtcaaatctatcaatgatcatggtaagaacatcattaacatcttaaacataccttatatgagcagaGACCACCAAACCAAtatcccccaagttcaacttttagcttaaaacgacggCAACGACTTGTACTACACTTTACTCTTCACGAGCCTCGAAATTCGGGACCTCGAACTTGATCAAaacttggtttctctctctaaggGCTCTCTTCCCTCTCTCTAAAATGTTCAGGTCTTTTTGGGGTTAAATGTGAAGAGATTGCCCGAATTTGGCCCTTATATAGGggtcttgggtcggttcccaccgaccttgagtcgggttgggccgagcccactgcccagcttgacctttctACCTTAAAACGTCTATaaatttttatccctatgtTGTGTGAAGGaacacaacctatggttggaaaggtatttcaattatctacaaatttCATTTTCAGAGTTTTCCCAAATGCCCAAATAATggtggggttatggcctcccaaagtcagatcacccgaaaacgtaacttaaaaacatatat
Coding sequences within it:
- the LOC132057707 gene encoding LOW QUALITY PROTEIN: endoglucanase 23-like (The sequence of the model RefSeq protein was modified relative to this genomic sequence to represent the inferred CDS: deleted 1 base in 1 codon), translated to MDLWVCPLYCYYNGYNDELLWAAAWLLKATRKPMYWDYVKQNIINFKSDIENGLSEFGWDAKHAGINVLISKFVLDNPSNANPYLPYADTFVCSVLPESPTNTVRYTPGGLIYKSGICNMQNPTALSFLLLTYARYMKTRVIRCGNVDVTQKMLIRFARSQVNYILGRNPMNMSYMVGFGTKFPQRIHHRGGSLPSIDQHPEKIGCKEGTPYFLNENPNPNLHIGAVVGGPDIKDYFADVRHDSAHSEPTTYVNAPLVGLLAYFKAHP